The sequence below is a genomic window from Aspergillus nidulans FGSC A4 chromosome V.
TCTGAGCCCAGAAGTTTAATGCGGAGCTGTAAACATTTTTCCATCAGATCTAAAGCGTTCTGAGTGTTTCCTAGTTGTTTCCAAGTGTGGGCAAGATTGTGCATGCTAGTCAGAGTGTCATGATGGTCTAGGCCAAGTACTTCTTTTCGAGTTGCCAATACTTGCAATTCTAGCCCTTCGGCTTCCTTCAACCGACCTCGGTTTCGGTATGTGGTTGCGAGGTTAGCCATAATGGTCAGAGTAGAGGGATTCTTTGGCCCTAGCAATTGGTTGAAGGTTGCAAGTACATGCACCTCTAGCTCCTCGGCTTCCTCCCACCGACCTTGGTACCGGTATGTGGATGCGAGGTTAGCCATAATGGTCAGAGTAGAGAGATGCTCTGGCCCTAGCCTTTGTTTGAAGGTTGCCAATatctgctcctgcagctcttcggcttccttcCACTGTTCTTGGTTCCAGTATGTTGATTCGGGGTTGGCCATACTGGTTAGAGTGTCAGATTGCTCTGACCCTAGCACTTCTTTCTGTGTTGCCATTACATGTACCTGCagctcttcggcttccttcAATCGACCTTGATTCAAGTATATGGATGCAAGGTTGCACATGCTAGTCAGAGTAAAgggatgctctggccctAGCCTTTGTTTAGAGGTTGCCAatacctgctcctgcagctcttctgcttccttccaccGTCCTTGGTTCCAGTATATTGATGCGAGCTTGAACATGCTAGTTAAAGTGTCAGGGTGCTCTGCACCTAGCACTTCTTTTCGAGTTGCTattacctgctcctgcagctcttctgcttccttccaccGTCCTTGGTTCCAGTATATTGATGCGAGCTTGAACATGCTAGTTAAAGTGTCAGGGTGCTCTGCACCTAGCACTTCTTTTCGAGTTGCTattacctgctcctgcagctcttcggcttccttcCACCGTCCTTGGATCTGATATATGGATGCAAGGTTGGACATGCTAGCCAAAGTTTCATGATGCTCTGACCCTAGCACTTCTTTTCGAGTTGCCATTacctgctcctccagctcttcggtTTCCTTCCACCGTCCCTGGATCTGATATATGGATGCAAGGTTGGCCATACTGGTCAGAGTGTCAGGATGCTCTGACCCTAGCACTCCTTGCTGTGTTGCCATTACTTGTACCACCagctcttcggcttcctGCCACCGACCTTGATTCCAGTATGTGGATGCGAGGTTGGCCATACTGTTCAGAGTAGAAGGATGGTCTGGCCCTAGCCTTTGTTTAGAGGTTGCGattacctgctcctgcagctcttcggcttccttcAACCGTCCTTGGTTCCAGTATGTGGATGCGAGGTTGCCCATACTGGTCAGAGTAGAGGGATGGTCTTGCCCTAGCCTTTGTTTAGAGATTGCCattacctgctcctgcagttcttcggcttctttcCACCTTCCTTGGTTCCCGTATATAGATGCAAGGTTGCCCATACCGGTCAGAGTAGAGGGATGGTCTGGCCCTAGGACTTTTTTAAAGGTGTCAAATACCTGCACCCCcagctcttcggcttctttcCGCCGACCTTGACTTAAGTATATGGATGCAAGGTTGCCCATACTGGTCAGAGTAGAGGGATGGTCTGGCCCTAGGACTTTTTTAAAGGTGTCAAATACCTGCGCCCCCAGCCCTTCGGCTTCTTTCAAGCAACCTTGATTCAAGTATATGGATGCAAGGTTGGACATGCTAGTTAAAGTGTCAAGGTGCTCTGACCCTAGCACTTCTTTTCGAGTTGCCattacctgctcctgcagctctttGGCTTCCTTCCACTGTCCTTGGTTCCGGTATGTGGATGCAAGGTTGGCCATACTTGTCAGGGTATCAGGATGCCCTGGCCCTAATATTTGTTTAAAAGTTGCCATTACCTGCACCTGCAgttcttcggcttccttcAACCGACCCTGGTTCTGATATATGGATGCAAGGTTGGACATGCTAGTTAAAGTGTCAGGGTGCTCTGATCCTAGCACTTCTTTTCGAGTTGCCATTATCTgcgcctgcagctcttcagcttcattatATCTCCCGTCGCTGTATAGGCAGTTTCCCACCCTCTGAACACAATCAGTATAATTCTTTTGCTGCTCGCGGAACTCCCGCTCTCTTAACAAGGACAGGGCGTGGGGCAAATATTCCCTCCAAAGCAGCCGGTTGTCAGGGTGATGATTTGGAAATATCTTGCTTAATCGCTATGCTGCTTTGTGGATATATGCTGAAAATTGATCCTCATTTCGCATCCAGTTTCGAGTGGCCAGATGCACCAGCCGATGAAGACTGATCAAGCCATTTCCATCGTGGAGAGTAATAAAAGAATACGCGCTCAAAAGCCCTAACGAATCCGTTATCCTCAGTCTAGATCCGGACTGTGGAAGTAAAGACTGCGGGATATTGCGTGGATCGAAACATGCCATCAGTGATAGATATTCAGCGGCCAGTGGGTCCTGCTTCTGCACCTGATAGAAGGAGATAATCCATGTCTTGGCGACAGGGTTCTGTGAATCCTTATACTGATGGTTATCACCAAAATCCTTGCTGAGGAGTTCCACGACGTCTGCCTCCTGTTGCTCTAGAAGCTTTAAGTAATCAGATACTGCAATGCCTTTCTTGTTGAtatatgcagcagcttgaCTGATAGCCAGTGGTAGGAAGGTAAGCTGGCTAAGCAGGGCAGATGTCACATGAGAATCACAACACAGGCCCTTGTAAAGAGACTTTTCCAGAAATTCCATGCCAGTCTTTTCGTCCAGTTCCCGAACATGTACTATATCAGAGGATGCCAAATCCACAGCTAACTCTCTGCTGCGGGTGGTAAAGATGACATGACCCTGGTTGTTGAAAGGCAGGAAGTCCCTTAATGGTGGAGTGTTGTTACTACCTTTAGTCCACATATCTGCATCATCTGCACTGTCGTAAATCAAGAGCCACATCTTGTCAGTTTGGCTCAAGTACGTTTTGAGATGCTCTATTGCCTCTGTTGGCTTCACATCCTGTAACCCCACTATCCGAGTTATCTCCAAACAGGCCTGCTCAATAGCTCCGTAGCTGGTGCATGGGACCCAGAAGACCGAGCAGTCAGGCTTGTTGTCTCGTGTGCGATATGCGAGCTCCAGAGCTACCTGAGTCTTTCCCACTCCTCCTAATCCAAAAATAGCGACCGTTTTTGGTCCGTCAGACTTCGAAATCAAATCTTCTAATTCACGGATTTCTTCCTGGCGGCCCACGAAACGACGATTTTTTCCAAAGGGAACCATAAAATGACGACTTCTGTCCGTATCTATAATCAATAGTAAGACATGTGACATCACAAAACCTCCTACCAAGCATTTCACTGACCTTTGTGATTCGCGGCATATGCTCTAGACGGGTCGTCTCTTTGGTTGCTTCCAAGGTTAAATGTGTTGTAGTTGATATTCTCTATATTTCCCCAAGCAATGGGGGAGTTTCTAGGTGAAAAGATTCCTTGAGAAGACGGCATTCGGCCTGTTGGTCCATGTGCTTCGCGAGTGAAACACCTAAAGTC
It includes:
- a CDS encoding uncharacterized protein (transcript_id=CADANIAT00002785), which translates into the protein MRPSSRSDFRCFTREAHGPTGRMPSSQGIFSPRNSPIAWGNIENINYNTFNLGSNQRDDPSRAYAANHKDTDRSRHFMVPFGKNRRFVGRQEEIRELEDLISKSDGPKTVAIFGLGGVGKTQVALELAYRTRDNKPDCSVFWVPCTSYGAIEQACLEITRIVGLQDVKPTEAIEHLKTYLSQTDKMWLLIYDSADDADMWTKGSNNTPPLRDFLPFNNQGHVIFTTRSRELAVDLASSDIVHVRELDEKTGMEFLEKSLYKGLCCDSHVTSALLSQLTFLPLAISQAAAYINKKGIAVSDYLKLLEQQEADVVELLSKDFGDNHQYKDSQNPVAKTWIISFYQVQKQDPLAAEYLSLMACFDPRNIPQSLLPQSGSRLRITDSLGLLSAYSFITLHDGNGLISLHRLRVGNCLYSDGRYNEAEELQAQIMATRKEVLGSEHPDTLTSMSNLASIYQNQGPGHPDTLTSMANLASTYRNQGQWKEAKELQEQVMATRKEVLGSEHLDTLTSMSNLASIYLNQGCLKEAEGLGAQVFDTFKKVLGPDHPSTLTSMGNLASIYLSQGRRKEAEELGVQVFDTFKKVLGPDHPSTLTGMGNLASIYGNQGRWKEAEELQEQVMAISKQRLGQDHPSTLTSMGNLASTYWNQGRLKEAEELQEQVIATSKQRLGPDHPSTLNSMANLASTYWNQGRWQEAEELVVQVMATQQGVLGSEHPDTLTSMANLASIYQIQGRWKETEELEEQVMATRKEVLGSEHHETLASMSNLASIYQIQGRWKEAEELQEQVIATRKEVLGAEHPDTLTSMFKLASIYWNQGRWKEAEELQEQVIATRKEVLGAEHPDTLTSMFKLASIYWNQGRWKEAEELQEQVLATSKQRLGPEHPFTLTSMCNLASIYLNQGRLKEAEELQVHVMATQKEVLGSEQSDTLTSMANPESTYWNQEQWKEAEELQEQILATFKQRLGPEHLSTLTIMANLASTYRYQGRWEEAEELEVHVLATFNQLLGPKNPSTLTIMANLATTYRNRGRLKEAEGLELQVLATRKEETLRTL